A single region of the Acidobacteriota bacterium genome encodes:
- a CDS encoding transposase → MKFESSQNDNMFQYITVVTNNRVKVFHNPRACQFLIDAINNAREKYPFKLIGYVVMPDHLHMIANPLEQNIEAVLKQIKGIAAHDIIAWLRAEGHERSLEKLKLHNPKKRAHQYALWLKKFFPVELWSAKFVQQKLQYMHNNPVRAGFCKHPAEWMWSSYRAYFPHELGSVPLENDWQAYWKDDPKV, encoded by the coding sequence ATGAAATTTGAGAGTTCACAAAACGACAATATGTTTCAATATATCACTGTTGTGACAAACAACCGCGTCAAAGTTTTTCACAACCCTCGAGCTTGCCAATTTCTGATTGATGCCATCAATAATGCGCGGGAGAAATATCCGTTTAAACTTATTGGGTATGTGGTTATGCCCGACCACCTGCATATGATTGCTAACCCATTAGAGCAAAATATTGAAGCAGTCTTGAAACAAATCAAAGGCATAGCGGCTCACGACATAATTGCCTGGTTACGTGCAGAAGGACATGAGCGATCTCTCGAAAAGTTGAAATTGCATAATCCGAAGAAACGCGCCCATCAATACGCTTTGTGGTTAAAAAAGTTTTTCCCTGTTGAACTGTGGAGCGCCAAATTTGTCCAGCAAAAGCTGCAATATATGCATAACAATCCTGTACGTGCTGGATTTTGTAAGCATCCCGCCGAATGGATGTGGTCAAGTTATCGAGCATATTTTCCGCATGAGCTGGGGAGCGTACCTTTAGAAAATGATTGGCAAGCGTATTGGAAAGATGATCCGAAGGTTTGA
- a CDS encoding MFS transporter has translation MEKPRLSFWQIWNMSFGFLGIQFGWGLQLANMSAIYTKLGANPDEIPILWLAGPVTGLIVQPIIGSMSDRTWNRLGRRRPYFLVGAILASIALFFMPDSPVLWFAASLLWILDASINVSMEPFRAFVADKLNEDQRTTGFVMQSFFIGIGATLANALPYIFRNLGVTGTTASGVPLTVQYSFKIGAAAFLLAVLWTVFTSKEYPPENMEAFEQMKRERKGIAAGFAEITHAVREMPQTMKQLAVVQIFTWLGLFCMWMFFGLTTAYHIFNAPSEKSELFDRGTEWGGIAFAVYSLVCFVVAFALPKLAAITSRKTVHAISLICGGVGLLSTYLIHNQYLLLLTMVGVGIAWASILSMPYAILSGALPAARMGVYMGIFNFFIVIPEIIASLTFQPLVKNVFGNNPLYVVMLGGASLLVAALLVSRVRDVVDQDVPEAAVIRADAQEALGVQESAQPVPSTGLIDRDE, from the coding sequence ATGGAAAAACCGCGTTTAAGTTTCTGGCAAATCTGGAACATGAGTTTCGGATTTCTCGGCATTCAATTCGGCTGGGGCTTGCAGCTTGCCAATATGAGCGCCATTTATACGAAGCTCGGAGCAAACCCCGATGAGATTCCTATCCTATGGCTGGCGGGACCGGTCACCGGCTTAATCGTCCAGCCGATTATCGGTTCAATGAGCGACCGCACCTGGAACCGTTTGGGTCGTCGCCGTCCATACTTTTTGGTTGGAGCAATTCTTGCCAGCATCGCGCTATTTTTCATGCCGGATTCGCCGGTGCTATGGTTTGCCGCAAGTTTGCTGTGGATTTTAGATGCCAGCATCAACGTCAGCATGGAACCCTTTCGCGCCTTCGTTGCCGACAAGTTGAATGAAGACCAACGAACGACGGGCTTTGTGATGCAAAGCTTTTTCATCGGCATCGGCGCGACTTTGGCAAATGCGCTGCCTTATATTTTCAGAAATCTGGGTGTCACCGGTACAACGGCGAGCGGCGTGCCTTTGACGGTGCAATACTCTTTCAAAATCGGCGCGGCGGCTTTTCTGCTTGCCGTATTGTGGACAGTCTTCACCTCGAAAGAGTATCCGCCGGAAAATATGGAAGCGTTCGAGCAAATGAAGCGCGAACGTAAAGGCATAGCGGCAGGATTTGCGGAAATCACCCATGCAGTGCGCGAGATGCCGCAAACCATGAAGCAACTCGCCGTTGTGCAAATCTTCACCTGGCTCGGATTGTTTTGTATGTGGATGTTCTTCGGACTGACGACCGCCTATCACATCTTCAATGCGCCGAGTGAAAAATCCGAATTGTTTGATAGAGGGACGGAATGGGGCGGCATCGCTTTTGCCGTTTATTCGCTGGTTTGTTTCGTAGTCGCTTTTGCTTTGCCCAAGCTGGCAGCCATAACCAGCCGCAAAACGGTACATGCGATTTCGCTCATCTGTGGTGGCGTTGGATTGCTTTCGACTTATCTGATTCACAATCAATACCTCTTATTGTTGACGATGGTTGGCGTGGGCATCGCGTGGGCTTCGATTCTCTCCATGCCGTATGCCATTTTGTCTGGCGCTTTGCCGGCGGCGCGCATGGGCGTTTATATGGGCATTTTTAACTTCTTCATCGTCATTCCCGAAATTATCGCATCGCTCACCTTTCAACCCTTGGTGAAAAATGTCTTCGGCAATAATCCGCTCTACGTGGTGATGCTCGGCGGCGCAAGCCTTCTGGTTGCGGCGCTATTGGTTTCCCGTGTGCGTGACGTGGTTGATCAGGATGTGCCGGAAGCCGCGGTCATTCGCGCCGATGCGCAGGAGGCACTGGGCGTGCAGGAATCCGCCCAACCGGTTCCCAGCACCGGGTTGATTGACCGGGATGAATAG
- a CDS encoding SDR family NAD(P)-dependent oxidoreductase, which translates to MELKTKTFAEQIALVTGGGTGIGRAFTQVLATSGVRVIIASRRKAVLEQTADEINVKLGIERVFPHAFDVRDFEQTTNLVHVAMERFGAIDILINNCGLAVPETVDAITDEGWDTVMETNLRGAMRLIRAVLPNMIAEDFGDIINVASQAAKHGYADVPSYCASKFGLLGFAESVRDHIRKIEANIRIFNFCPGLVDVETPVTEPPRGGFIHVANLAKALMFVLSLDRNVVIEDLNLYAR; encoded by the coding sequence ATGGAACTGAAAACCAAAACTTTTGCGGAACAAATCGCCCTCGTCACCGGTGGCGGTACAGGCATTGGTCGCGCCTTTACCCAAGTGTTAGCCACATCAGGTGTGCGCGTCATCATTGCGTCGCGGCGCAAAGCGGTGCTTGAACAGACCGCCGATGAGATTAACGTGAAACTCGGAATTGAGCGCGTCTTTCCTCACGCCTTTGATGTACGCGATTTTGAACAGACAACCAATCTCGTGCATGTGGCGATGGAACGTTTCGGGGCGATTGATATTCTCATCAATAACTGCGGGCTGGCGGTTCCCGAAACCGTGGATGCCATCACTGATGAAGGTTGGGATACGGTGATGGAAACCAATCTGCGCGGCGCAATGCGGCTCATTCGCGCGGTCTTGCCGAATATGATTGCCGAAGATTTCGGCGACATCATCAATGTCGCTTCGCAAGCCGCCAAACATGGTTACGCCGATGTGCCGTCGTACTGCGCTTCAAAATTCGGGCTGTTGGGTTTTGCCGAATCGGTGCGTGACCACATTCGTAAAATCGAAGCCAACATTCGCATTTTTAATTTCTGCCCCGGGTTGGTTGATGTTGAAACGCCGGTTACGGAGCCGCCACGCGGCGGCTTCATTCACGTTGCAAACCTGGCAAAAGCCTTGATGTTCGTCTTGTCTTTAGACCGTAACGTTGTGATTGAAGATTTGAATTTATATGCGCGTTAG
- a CDS encoding GxxExxY protein gives MRINDVTWAIIGAAIEVHRSLGPGLLESAYEECLCRELDLQGISFKRQLPVPLEYKGVRLDKGYQLDMLVENAVVVEVKSVDALHSVFEAQTLTYMRLGGWKVGLLLTSMWKF, from the coding sequence ATGCGGATCAATGATGTGACTTGGGCAATCATCGGAGCGGCAATAGAAGTACATCGTTCGCTTGGCCCCGGATTATTGGAATCTGCATACGAAGAATGTCTGTGTCGGGAACTGGATTTACAGGGCATCAGCTTTAAACGGCAACTGCCGGTTCCGCTTGAATACAAAGGCGTCAGACTCGACAAAGGCTATCAACTCGATATGCTTGTTGAAAACGCAGTTGTCGTTGAAGTGAAGTCGGTTGATGCACTGCACTCGGTTTTTGAAGCGCAGACTTTGACTTATATGCGACTTGGTGGTTGGAAAGTGGGGTTGCTTTTAACTTCAATGTGGAAATTTTGA
- a CDS encoding alpha-amylase family glycosyl hydrolase codes for MDDATTTNHWLPTTGYRQHAPEVLKVEPPNWWAQSSINPVRLLVRGKNFAGATVESPDEDLRTSDVKVSASGTYLFVDVQIDASAQAGARTLKITTPSGTTDFKFEILQPLAREGRFQGFTPADVIYLIMPDRFSDGDRSNNDPQESRGLYLRENARAYHGGDLQGVIDRLPYLKDLGVTAIWMTPVYDNSNRAKDFDWGKNVTDYHGYGAVDFYRVEEHFGTLEKFKELVDRAHALGLKVIQDQVANHTGPDHIWTTDTPTPTWLNGTLLSHPNNVWDIKSTTQENPDRERFEATIRGWFANTLPDLNQDDGECSRYLIQNAAWWVSSTGVDGIRQDTFPYVGRKFWSEWNQALQTEFPDLTVVGEVFDGRPEVTSFFQGGVARFDGIDTRLHTVFDFPSYFAMRDVFIRHQPMSRLSDILNQDALYVNARVLVPFIGNHDVKRFMGEDGASFEALKNAFTFLLTMRGTPQIYYGDEIGLKGGDDPDNRRDFPGGFAGDARNAFADEGRTKKERKLLKHVRNLLRARAENAALRVGETKILSANEHSLVMMRQAGNDCAIVAFNNSNKATEIEVTLPKTANSATRWIAAFSDARRWQGRAMRDKLRVPLQPSSAIVLIESKRR; via the coding sequence GTGGATGACGCAACTACCACTAACCACTGGCTACCGACTACCGGCTACCGACAGCATGCGCCGGAAGTTTTGAAAGTCGAGCCGCCGAACTGGTGGGCGCAGTCTTCGATTAATCCTGTGCGACTCTTAGTTCGCGGGAAAAATTTTGCGGGTGCGACGGTTGAATCACCAGACGAAGATTTGCGGACGAGTGATGTCAAAGTGAGCGCGTCGGGAACTTATCTTTTCGTCGATGTGCAGATTGATGCCAGTGCGCAAGCGGGTGCGCGAACGTTGAAAATCACCACGCCCAGTGGCACAACCGATTTCAAGTTTGAAATTTTGCAACCGCTGGCGCGTGAAGGGCGCTTTCAAGGTTTCACGCCTGCGGATGTCATCTACTTAATCATGCCCGACCGCTTCAGCGATGGTGACCGGTCGAACAACGACCCGCAGGAATCGCGCGGTCTGTACTTGCGCGAAAACGCGCGCGCCTATCACGGCGGCGATTTACAGGGCGTGATTGACCGCTTGCCCTATCTTAAAGATTTGGGCGTGACAGCTATCTGGATGACGCCGGTTTATGACAATAGCAATCGCGCCAAAGATTTTGATTGGGGCAAAAACGTCACGGACTATCACGGCTATGGCGCGGTGGATTTCTACCGCGTCGAAGAACATTTCGGCACGCTGGAAAAATTTAAAGAATTAGTAGACCGTGCCCACGCGCTTGGACTCAAAGTGATTCAAGACCAGGTCGCCAATCACACGGGACCTGACCACATCTGGACTACTGACACACCGACGCCGACGTGGTTGAACGGCACGCTTTTGAGTCACCCGAATAATGTCTGGGACATTAAATCAACGACGCAGGAAAACCCTGACCGCGAGCGTTTTGAAGCGACGATTCGCGGGTGGTTCGCTAACACGTTGCCCGATCTCAATCAGGATGATGGCGAGTGTTCGCGCTACTTGATTCAAAATGCCGCGTGGTGGGTTTCCAGTACGGGTGTTGACGGCATTCGTCAGGACACCTTCCCATATGTCGGGCGCAAATTCTGGAGCGAGTGGAATCAGGCGCTCCAAACCGAGTTTCCCGACCTCACAGTGGTTGGCGAAGTTTTTGATGGTCGCCCCGAAGTCACTTCGTTTTTTCAAGGCGGGGTGGCGCGCTTTGATGGCATAGACACGCGCCTGCATACGGTCTTCGATTTTCCGAGTTACTTTGCGATGCGCGATGTCTTCATTCGCCATCAACCGATGAGCCGCCTGAGCGACATTTTGAATCAGGATGCGCTCTATGTGAATGCCCGCGTACTTGTGCCGTTTATCGGCAATCACGATGTCAAACGTTTTATGGGTGAAGACGGAGCGAGTTTTGAAGCCTTGAAAAATGCTTTTACGTTTTTACTGACGATGCGCGGCACGCCACAAATTTATTATGGCGATGAGATTGGTTTGAAAGGCGGCGATGACCCGGATAATCGCCGCGATTTTCCCGGCGGCTTTGCCGGTGATGCAAGAAACGCTTTTGCGGATGAAGGGCGAACCAAAAAAGAGCGCAAGCTCCTGAAACACGTCCGCAATCTGTTGCGGGCGCGGGCTGAAAATGCTGCCTTGCGTGTGGGGGAAACGAAAATTTTATCGGCAAATGAACATTCTCTGGTGATGATGCGACAAGCAGGAAACGATTGCGCGATTGTGGCTTTTAATAATTCCAATAAAGCCACAGAAATTGAAGTGACGTTACCGAAAACCGCAAATTCAGCGACCCGCTGGATAGCGGCATTTTCTGATGCGCGCCGCTGGCAAGGACGCGCAATGCGAGATAAACTTAGAGTGCCATTACAGCCATCAAGCGCAATTGTTTTAATCGAGAGCAAAAGAAGGTAG
- a CDS encoding tetratricopeptide repeat protein yields MRRQKTKGKRQKAKIRFGSAHPHGLLLLCIKLLKGDYLKLIKVQLQSQAAERQTAETPRRNFIKARLPFITFAFCLLPFVFCLFSINVFAQKTTRKPVAPKASAKPNQLPQATQQLIEQTIALLQANRLAEAEVAARQVVAAAPRSAVTHNLLGVVLNQAGRRDEAQAEFNAAIAIDPNFASARNNLGRLFAEQGKTQEAIAEFERVLSIEPAHAQANYNLGALYADAGDFVKAAARFSEARKADPQDAQLALAFVNVAYRAGRAAEADAAADVVERVAAKDARGLFTLATVLAQNEQYERAAKLFARVNEMRPRTFEVLYNLGVALYQLNQYEEAAKFLAEAADLNPELPETHFRLGLIASERNDHANAVMEFKHATERDANNAIYHNMLGREYFRVGFWEGAVDEYSKAMAIDPKNPAYVMARANALYRKGEWLPSVEDFEFASRLDPGIKDIEYILGYGHRAAGSFEKARGYLEKFVAKNPNHVDALASLGYVAIEQGRFEEAEAPLKRALQLAPDNVPVLYDFARLAIKERNYEQAVIRLEKVLQKNPTHTQAHYQLFLAYSRLKQTDKAQVELGEFRRLEALEKQVKQERILDEKIRTQQMLGQPQQQ; encoded by the coding sequence ATGAGAAGGCAAAAGACAAAAGGCAAAAGGCAAAAGGCAAAAATCAGGTTTGGCAGCGCGCATCCGCACGGCTTGCTGTTGCTTTGCATAAAACTGCTTAAAGGCGATTACCTGAAATTGATTAAGGTACAGTTGCAATCCCAGGCGGCAGAGCGACAAACTGCCGAAACGCCGCGCCGAAATTTTATTAAAGCGCGATTGCCATTCATCACTTTTGCTTTTTGCCTTTTGCCTTTTGTCTTTTGCCTTTTTTCCATCAATGTCTTTGCGCAAAAAACAACTCGAAAACCGGTAGCGCCAAAAGCCTCGGCAAAACCGAATCAATTGCCGCAGGCGACGCAACAACTCATTGAACAAACCATCGCGCTGTTGCAAGCCAACCGTCTTGCCGAAGCCGAAGTCGCAGCGCGTCAGGTGGTCGCCGCTGCGCCGCGCTCTGCCGTCACTCATAATCTTTTGGGTGTGGTGCTCAATCAAGCGGGGCGACGCGATGAAGCGCAGGCGGAGTTCAATGCGGCGATTGCCATCGACCCGAATTTTGCAAGCGCCCGCAATAATCTTGGAAGACTTTTTGCCGAGCAGGGTAAAACTCAAGAAGCCATCGCCGAATTTGAACGGGTGCTCAGCATCGAACCGGCGCACGCGCAGGCTAATTACAACCTCGGCGCGCTCTATGCCGATGCCGGCGATTTCGTAAAAGCCGCCGCGCGTTTTTCGGAAGCTCGTAAAGCCGACCCGCAAGACGCGCAACTCGCGCTGGCTTTCGTCAATGTTGCTTATCGCGCAGGTCGCGCCGCAGAAGCCGACGCGGCGGCAGATGTCGTCGAGCGGGTTGCCGCTAAAGATGCACGTGGTTTATTTACGCTGGCGACTGTGCTGGCGCAAAATGAGCAGTACGAACGCGCCGCCAAACTTTTCGCCCGCGTCAATGAAATGCGCCCGCGCACCTTTGAAGTTCTCTACAATCTCGGCGTCGCGCTTTATCAATTAAACCAGTATGAAGAGGCTGCTAAATTTTTAGCAGAAGCCGCAGACCTCAACCCCGAACTGCCGGAAACTCATTTTCGCCTGGGACTGATTGCCAGTGAACGTAACGACCACGCCAACGCCGTTATGGAATTCAAACACGCGACCGAGCGCGACGCGAACAATGCGATTTATCACAATATGCTGGGGCGCGAATATTTTCGGGTTGGTTTTTGGGAAGGCGCGGTTGACGAATACAGCAAAGCGATGGCGATTGACCCGAAAAATCCCGCTTATGTGATGGCGCGGGCGAATGCCTTGTATCGCAAAGGCGAGTGGTTGCCATCGGTCGAAGATTTTGAATTCGCCTCAAGGCTCGACCCCGGTATCAAAGACATCGAATACATTCTCGGTTACGGGCATCGCGCCGCCGGAAGTTTTGAAAAGGCGCGCGGCTATCTCGAAAAGTTTGTCGCCAAAAATCCCAATCACGTTGATGCGCTTGCGAGCCTCGGTTATGTGGCGATTGAGCAGGGCAGGTTTGAAGAAGCCGAAGCGCCACTCAAGCGCGCCTTGCAACTTGCGCCCGACAATGTGCCGGTGCTCTATGATTTTGCGCGCCTTGCCATCAAAGAGCGCAATTATGAACAAGCGGTAATCAGGCTCGAAAAAGTTTTGCAGAAAAATCCGACGCACACGCAGGCGCATTATCAACTGTTTCTCGCCTATTCGCGTTTGAAACAAACCGATAAAGCGCAGGTCGAGTTAGGCGAATTTCGCCGCCTTGAAGCTCTGGAAAAACAGGTCAAACAGGAGCGTATACTGGATGAAAAAATTCGCACCCAGCAGATGCTCGGACAACCGCAACAACAGTAG
- a CDS encoding tetratricopeptide repeat protein, which yields MNAVAKFNSRTPNKRQVLMLSSIAIFGILLPLNLVSSNAGNLNQPAANDPGSIASFNDEIAKTYDFKWGKDKPFLPSLAKSATGGFIDPAAFYTADYCAKCHKAAHQEWRETAHANAFRAPFYKKNVELLINTKGIEYSRHCEGCHNPIALFSGSLTANSKIDRSFDEDGITCSTCHSIQSLQPTTGLGSYVMGIPAVMVDEAGNPVTRAVKDEEIMKRPDLHRKAVMKDFYKTPEFCGACHKAALPKILNEYKWLRAFSVYDEWQQSSWSKQSPLPFYKKDKVSTCQDCHMPKVDAPGDYGAKDGKLASHRWLGANTAIPEFYGYKDQMQKVTAYLQDNLFNIDFFGIRKGADSPATDDGLVAPLDKQNFNIKAGDTVTLSLVIQNKGIGHSLVPEQRDFYESWVELEVRDGEGNKICHSGYLKPDGYLDDKAHSYTNRLVGEQGEFFNLHQVWAGRARAFDNTIMPGQSDLVRYQFTIPKTAKGHLQVVVKINYRRFNRRFTDWVLGKSVDYPVVEMAQKVAVINFGANSAKPVDDKDWMRWNNYGVALLNQRQYARAIRAFTKVAELRPDYSDAYINIAIANFMYQKFDIALKSLDKALQLEPTSMRALFYQSQIYREQGKLDVAIEGFKKVLAVYPRVRQARTELGSTYYQLKKFDLARAEFEALQELDPDDLSAHYNLMRIYQRLGMRKQASEQASYFTDRKDDPNASSYAHDFLKKHPEVSSESVPYHSHIDAGPEVAEQPVRKPAKKAVSKSALTGQRN from the coding sequence ATGAATGCCGTAGCAAAATTCAACTCTCGCACTCCAAATAAACGCCAAGTGCTTATGCTTTCCAGTATTGCCATTTTTGGCATTCTTTTGCCCCTTAACCTGGTCAGTAGCAATGCAGGCAATTTGAATCAGCCCGCTGCCAATGACCCCGGCTCAATTGCCAGCTTCAATGACGAAATCGCCAAAACTTACGATTTCAAATGGGGCAAAGATAAACCGTTTTTGCCGAGCCTGGCGAAATCCGCGACCGGTGGGTTTATCGACCCCGCAGCATTTTACACCGCCGATTATTGCGCCAAATGTCATAAAGCTGCACATCAGGAATGGCGCGAAACCGCGCATGCCAATGCATTCCGCGCACCCTTTTACAAGAAAAATGTTGAACTGTTAATCAACACCAAAGGCATCGAATATTCGCGCCATTGCGAAGGTTGTCACAATCCGATTGCCTTGTTTTCCGGGTCGCTGACGGCGAATTCCAAGATTGACCGGTCGTTTGATGAAGACGGCATTACCTGTTCAACCTGCCATTCGATTCAAAGCCTGCAACCGACCACCGGACTCGGCAGTTACGTGATGGGTATTCCGGCGGTGATGGTTGATGAAGCGGGGAACCCGGTGACCCGAGCCGTCAAAGACGAAGAAATCATGAAACGCCCCGACCTGCATAGAAAAGCGGTGATGAAAGATTTCTACAAGACGCCGGAATTTTGCGGCGCGTGTCACAAAGCGGCGTTGCCGAAAATTTTAAACGAGTACAAATGGTTGCGCGCTTTTTCGGTTTATGACGAGTGGCAACAGTCTTCGTGGTCAAAACAATCGCCGCTGCCGTTTTACAAAAAAGATAAAGTCTCGACCTGTCAGGATTGCCATATGCCGAAAGTTGACGCGCCCGGCGATTACGGCGCGAAAGACGGCAAACTCGCCTCGCATCGCTGGCTCGGCGCTAACACGGCGATTCCTGAGTTCTATGGCTACAAAGACCAGATGCAAAAAGTCACCGCCTATTTGCAGGATAATCTCTTCAACATCGACTTCTTCGGCATACGCAAAGGCGCGGATTCGCCCGCGACCGATGACGGGCTGGTTGCACCACTGGATAAGCAGAATTTCAATATCAAAGCCGGTGACACAGTGACCCTGAGTCTGGTCATTCAAAACAAAGGCATCGGACACAGCTTGGTTCCCGAACAACGCGATTTTTATGAATCGTGGGTTGAACTCGAAGTGCGCGATGGCGAAGGTAATAAAATTTGCCACAGTGGTTATTTGAAACCCGATGGTTATCTGGATGACAAAGCGCACAGCTACACCAATCGTTTAGTAGGCGAGCAAGGCGAATTTTTCAATTTGCATCAAGTCTGGGCGGGTCGCGCGCGGGCTTTCGATAACACGATTATGCCGGGGCAATCCGACCTGGTGCGTTATCAATTCACCATTCCGAAAACCGCTAAAGGTCATTTGCAAGTCGTCGTCAAAATCAACTATCGCCGCTTCAATCGCCGGTTCACCGACTGGGTGTTGGGCAAGAGCGTCGATTATCCGGTTGTTGAAATGGCGCAGAAAGTCGCGGTGATCAATTTCGGAGCTAACAGCGCGAAACCTGTGGATGATAAAGACTGGATGCGCTGGAACAATTATGGCGTCGCTTTGCTCAACCAACGGCAATATGCCAGAGCCATTCGCGCCTTTACGAAAGTCGCGGAACTGCGCCCCGATTATTCCGATGCCTACATCAATATCGCGATTGCCAACTTCATGTATCAGAAATTTGACATCGCCTTGAAATCGCTCGACAAAGCCTTGCAGTTGGAACCGACAAGCATGCGCGCATTGTTTTATCAATCGCAGATTTATCGCGAGCAAGGCAAACTCGATGTGGCAATCGAGGGCTTCAAAAAAGTGCTGGCGGTTTACCCGCGCGTGAGACAAGCGCGCACCGAACTCGGCTCGACCTATTATCAGTTGAAGAAATTCGATCTGGCGCGCGCTGAATTTGAAGCCTTGCAGGAACTCGACCCCGATGATTTGTCTGCGCATTACAACCTGATGCGCATTTATCAGCGACTCGGAATGCGTAAACAGGCGAGCGAACAGGCGTCCTATTTTACCGACCGCAAAGACGACCCGAACGCTTCGAGTTATGCGCATGACTTTTTGAAGAAACACCCGGAAGTGTCAAGCGAAAGCGTACCCTATCATTCGCATATTGATGCGGGACCGGAAGTCGCCGAACAACCGGTGAGAAAACCTGCGAAAAAAGCAGTCAGCAAATCGGCGCTCACCGGACAGCGCAATTAA
- a CDS encoding alpha-amylase family glycosyl hydrolase, with protein MRTIKRFLLSFAIVVAINLSALAESPTVTKVEPPGWWARHTINPVRLLVRGTNLKGAKVTSSDASVRVIGIPKVNERGTYLFIDVRLAPTAKPGVRNLKVTTASGASDFKFEILPQLGSQSRFQGIDKDDVIYLIMPDRFTNGDPANDDPAESKGLFNRQEPRYYHGGDLQGIINRLPYLKDLGVTALWLNPWYDNNDGLNFVETYEGKPMADYHGYGAIDYYGVEEHFGDLAKLRELVDEAHKLGIKIIQDQVANHTGPYHPWVKDSPTPTWYNGTKENHINETWQTWVLKDKYATQDALRPILDGWFLDILPDMNQNDPEAKRYLIQNTLWWIGVTGMDAIRQDTLPYVHRSFWRDWMAAIKKQYPKVNVIGETFDGNPAQVAFFQGGKKYWDGIDSGIDTEFDFPLHLAIRAAFARGESIKNLPQVIAHDFLYPNPDILVPFIGLHDMQRFMGEPGATTQGLMLAQTFLMTTRGIPLIYYGDEIALPGANDPDNRRDFPGGFAGDARNAFTEQGRTKDENEVFNHLRKVTKLRHELEPLRQGKLVTLSFTDDYYAFARVSEKGNVVVAINNANRSSKVEADLTGLKIANGVMFTDRLGVVTDVRVENGKLTFVLPARSASIFTVSGDRAKYSSEK; from the coding sequence ATGCGAACCATTAAAAGATTCCTGCTCTCCTTTGCCATCGTTGTCGCTATCAACTTATCTGCTCTCGCCGAGTCACCCACAGTCACCAAAGTTGAGCCGCCGGGTTGGTGGGCGCGACACACCATCAATCCTGTGCGCCTGCTCGTGCGCGGCACGAATTTAAAAGGCGCGAAGGTGACCTCAAGCGATGCCAGTGTTCGCGTCATCGGTATTCCCAAGGTCAACGAACGCGGAACCTATTTGTTCATTGATGTGAGACTCGCGCCAACCGCTAAACCCGGCGTGCGCAATTTGAAAGTCACTACTGCGAGTGGCGCAAGCGATTTTAAATTCGAGATACTCCCTCAACTTGGCTCCCAGAGCCGGTTTCAAGGCATCGACAAAGATGATGTCATCTATTTAATCATGCCTGACCGCTTCACTAACGGCGACCCGGCAAATGATGACCCTGCGGAATCGAAAGGACTGTTTAACCGTCAGGAGCCGCGTTATTATCACGGCGGCGATTTGCAGGGCATCATCAACCGCCTGCCTTATCTCAAAGATTTGGGGGTGACGGCATTGTGGCTGAACCCCTGGTACGACAACAACGACGGGCTGAATTTTGTTGAGACTTACGAGGGCAAGCCGATGGCTGATTATCACGGCTACGGGGCGATTGATTATTACGGCGTTGAAGAACATTTTGGCGACCTCGCGAAACTTCGCGAACTCGTTGATGAAGCGCACAAACTTGGAATCAAAATCATTCAAGACCAGGTTGCCAATCACACGGGACCTTATCACCCCTGGGTGAAAGACAGCCCGACGCCCACCTGGTACAACGGCACCAAAGAAAATCACATCAACGAAACCTGGCAGACCTGGGTGCTCAAAGATAAGTATGCAACTCAAGATGCCCTGCGCCCGATTCTCGACGGTTGGTTTTTGGATATTCTGCCGGATATGAATCAGAACGACCCTGAAGCGAAGCGTTACCTCATTCAAAATACCCTCTGGTGGATTGGCGTGACGGGAATGGATGCCATTCGTCAGGACACCTTGCCGTATGTGCATCGTTCGTTTTGGCGCGATTGGATGGCGGCAATCAAAAAGCAATATCCCAAGGTCAATGTCATCGGCGAAACCTTTGACGGCAATCCCGCGCAGGTAGCGTTTTTTCAAGGCGGCAAAAAATACTGGGACGGCATTGATTCAGGGATTGATACGGAATTCGATTTCCCTTTGCACCTGGCGATTCGCGCGGCGTTTGCGCGAGGCGAATCGATTAAGAATTTACCGCAGGTCATCGCTCACGATTTCCTCTATCCCAATCCGGACATCCTGGTGCCGTTTATCGGGCTTCACGATATGCAGCGCTTTATGGGCGAACCCGGCGCGACGACCCAGGGCTTGATGCTGGCGCAGACTTTTTTGATGACGACGCGCGGCATTCCCTTGATTTATTACGGTGATGAAATCGCCCTACCGGGCGCGAACGACCCGGATAATCGGCGCGATTTTCCCGGCGGTTTTGCGGGTGATGCGCGCAACGCATTTACAGAGCAGGGAAGAACCAAAGACGAGAATGAGGTTTTTAATCATCTACGCAAAGTGACGAAGTTGCGCCATGAGCTTGAACCATTAAGACAGGGGAAACTCGTGACTCTGAGTTTTACCGATGATTATTACGCCTTTGCGCGAGTGAGCGAAAAAGGCAACGTGGTGGTAGCGATTAATAACGCCAATCGTTCAAGCAAAGTTGAAGCCGATTTGACCGGTTTGAAGATTGCCAACGGCGTGATGTTCACCGACCGCCTGGGAGTTGTGACCGATGTGCGCGTCGAAAACGGCAAGTTGACATTCGTACTGCCTGCGCGTTCGGCGAGTATTTTCACAGTGAGCGGAGACAGAGCGAAATATTCTTCAGAAAAATAA